A DNA window from Candidatus Melainabacteria bacterium contains the following coding sequences:
- a CDS encoding mannitol dehydrogenase family protein yields the protein MNASQNLVGTLGYDNLPSHVAAAGYDRAKVKRGIVHVGPGGFWSAHMAAYVHDYMAKSGDLSWGFVVASLRSPGTINALRASGHRFVLVEREEQERQASVIAPVVESIFAPENPMALVDAIADGDIKIVSMTITNKGYYCTDAYGTLDASHHDIVHDLDFTVEGGADGDAPRTVHWYLKAGIEKRMQEALASGVARPLTVLSLDNVPQNSRSLKAAFIHYVEASSDDSDALVQWIDENVDFLTTLVDRITPEVNAQFRKDMAEYLGFDAGVVIGTEKFRQLVVERGRFQMPAWESVGVEVVENIGSYWELKFLGLNAAHQVPAMVGPRLGATYIHEAVLIPELGWLLEEFHRELGVILGDDLMSVYGPKIQKRFKDSAPMDTILRVGARGTSKASERIAYAVERALTITEGEKVLKAPTFVFACWLLNLGNTDELGNTFSQSDVEQPKLVGVHQEVLAWTRSENRDLHGLAHHLRQIGEIVRDDRFVTMAGKSGFLAELAWALNELTSGNTKSAINNLRKRVES from the coding sequence ATGAACGCAAGTCAAAACCTCGTCGGCACCCTCGGGTACGACAACCTTCCGTCGCACGTCGCCGCCGCCGGCTACGACCGTGCGAAGGTCAAGCGTGGCATCGTCCACGTCGGTCCGGGCGGCTTCTGGTCTGCCCACATGGCCGCCTACGTCCACGACTACATGGCCAAGTCCGGCGACCTGAGCTGGGGCTTCGTCGTGGCCAGCCTGCGCTCGCCGGGCACCATCAACGCCCTGCGCGCTTCGGGTCATCGCTTCGTGCTCGTCGAGCGCGAGGAACAGGAACGCCAGGCCAGCGTCATCGCCCCGGTCGTGGAGTCGATCTTCGCCCCGGAGAACCCGATGGCGCTGGTCGATGCCATCGCTGACGGCGACATCAAGATCGTCTCCATGACGATCACCAACAAGGGCTACTACTGCACCGATGCCTACGGCACGCTGGACGCCTCGCACCACGACATCGTGCACGACCTCGACTTCACCGTCGAGGGCGGCGCCGATGGCGATGCGCCCCGCACCGTTCACTGGTACCTGAAGGCGGGTATCGAGAAGCGCATGCAGGAAGCCCTGGCAAGCGGTGTCGCCCGCCCGCTGACGGTGCTGTCGCTGGACAACGTCCCGCAGAACAGCCGTTCGCTCAAGGCGGCGTTCATCCACTACGTCGAGGCGTCGTCTGACGACAGCGATGCCCTGGTGCAGTGGATCGACGAGAACGTGGACTTCCTCACCACGCTCGTCGACCGCATCACCCCCGAGGTCAACGCCCAGTTCCGCAAGGACATGGCGGAGTACCTCGGCTTCGACGCCGGCGTCGTGATCGGCACGGAGAAGTTCCGCCAGCTCGTGGTGGAACGCGGTCGCTTCCAGATGCCTGCCTGGGAGTCGGTCGGGGTCGAGGTGGTCGAGAACATCGGTTCCTACTGGGAGCTGAAGTTCCTCGGACTGAACGCGGCGCACCAGGTGCCGGCCATGGTCGGTCCGCGTCTGGGCGCGACGTACATTCACGAGGCTGTTCTCATCCCCGAGCTGGGCTGGCTGCTCGAGGAGTTCCACCGCGAACTGGGCGTGATTCTCGGAGACGACCTGATGAGCGTCTACGGGCCCAAGATCCAGAAGCGGTTCAAGGACAGCGCGCCGATGGACACGATTCTCCGTGTCGGCGCGCGGGGCACGAGCAAGGCGTCCGAGCGCATCGCGTACGCGGTCGAGCGGGCTCTCACCATCACCGAAGGCGAGAAGGTGCTCAAGGCGCCGACGTTCGTCTTCGCATGCTGGCTGCTCAACCTCGGCAACACGGACGAGCTCGGCAACACCTTCAGCCAGTCGGACGTCGAGCAGCCCAAGCTGGTCGGGGTCCATCAGGAAGTGCTCGCCTGGACCCGCTCGGAGAACCGCGACCTGCACGGTCTGGCTCACCATCTGCGTCAAATCGGTGAAATCGTTCGCGATGACCGGTTCGTCACGATGGCGGGCAAGTCGGGCTTCCTCGCGGAACTCGCCTGGGCTCTCAACGAGCTCACGTCGGGCAACACCAAGTCGGCCATCAACAACCTGCGCAAGCGGGTCGAGAGCTGA
- a CDS encoding HAD family phosphatase yields the protein MTGSSRWRASRASSRNSPGLSTSSRRATPSRPSTTCASGSRAEAYRQSSGKQIRLRAWRLAKVTLHSNARKTGSSSVLRARFFQDCPGPLQGVTQAGFLTTSLPQRGQDQLRKEDMTMTTNNNNARRKRLTAEQKRELMRKFHFMFDYDNTLGKTEKPAFEACCGVINATLTEKGVAEQHLFTPESLMKRFVGYSFRKMIVELSAEHGFTFDAGKVEHIEGEDYRPELEILVKKEEVAVIAKLATDIEATDGVLDLLARITDLEKSVVSSSAERRVRACLKGAGQEGYFQTDRIYSAANYKSSKPEPRVYLEALAGMGLEAHNCLAIEDSKTGAQAAISAGITVLGYLGAYPKHEQAHIRKAMRAIGVKVFITDWSQFEAAVTRLAVKRFGASV from the coding sequence ATGACCGGTTCGTCACGATGGCGGGCAAGTCGGGCTTCCTCGCGGAACTCGCCTGGGCTCTCAACGAGCTCACGTCGGGCAACACCAAGTCGGCCATCAACAACCTGCGCAAGCGGGTCGAGAGCTGAGGCATACCGCCAGTCGTCGGGCAAACAGATTCGTCTGCGTGCCTGGCGATTGGCCAAGGTGACTCTTCACTCGAATGCTCGCAAGACCGGCTCATCATCGGTCTTGCGAGCTCGTTTTTTCCAGGATTGTCCTGGACCTCTGCAAGGGGTAACCCAAGCAGGTTTTTTAACCACAAGCCTGCCTCAAAGAGGCCAGGATCAACTTCGAAAGGAAGATATGACTATGACGACCAACAACAACAACGCTCGCCGCAAGCGCCTCACCGCCGAACAGAAGCGTGAGCTGATGCGGAAGTTCCACTTCATGTTCGACTACGACAACACGCTGGGCAAGACGGAGAAGCCGGCTTTCGAGGCGTGCTGCGGCGTCATCAACGCCACCCTGACCGAGAAGGGTGTGGCCGAACAGCACCTGTTCACGCCCGAGTCGCTGATGAAGCGCTTCGTCGGCTACTCGTTCCGCAAGATGATCGTCGAGCTCTCGGCCGAGCACGGCTTCACCTTCGACGCCGGCAAGGTCGAGCACATCGAGGGCGAAGACTACCGCCCCGAGCTCGAGATCCTCGTCAAGAAGGAGGAAGTGGCTGTCATCGCCAAGCTGGCGACCGACATCGAGGCCACCGACGGCGTGCTCGACCTGCTCGCTCGCATCACCGACCTCGAGAAGTCGGTTGTGTCGAGCAGCGCCGAGCGCCGCGTTCGCGCCTGCCTGAAGGGCGCCGGTCAGGAGGGCTACTTCCAGACCGACCGCATCTACTCGGCGGCGAACTACAAGTCGAGCAAGCCCGAGCCGCGGGTCTACCTCGAGGCGCTGGCGGGAATGGGTCTCGAAGCCCACAACTGCCTGGCCATCGAGGACTCCAAGACCGGTGCCCAGGCGGCCATCTCGGCGGGCATCACCGTGCTCGGCTACCTCGGTGCCTACCCGAAGCACGAGCAGGCGCACATCCGCAAGGCCATGCGCGCCATCGGCGTCAAGGTGTTCATCACCGACTGGAGCCAGTTCGAGGCTGCCGTGACGCGTCTGGCCGTGAAGCGCTTCGGCGCCTCGGTCTGA
- a CDS encoding galactose mutarotase encodes MDVFMRKTQVLLSTLLTMSVTCAASYSKVEATQPPVAVKLFDNLSRTDFGTDMHGEKIDLFTLTNANGMVAKVMTYGATLTELRVPDKRRKSVDIVLGFDSLRPYEEQSSYFGATIGRYANRISGAKFAIDGKDYFLAPNSSHNTLHGGIRGFDKRLWQAEPLHENGIAAVKFTYVSKDMEEGFPGNLTATVTYSLNNENELKIVYTASTDKPTPINLTNHAYFDLAGAGFESVLKHQLRINADSYTPVNKELIPTGTIEPVKGTPFDFTEPREIGKDIEKVSGGYDHNFVLRGQKGELREAAVVVEPISGRTLTMLTTEPGVQFYSGNFLDGTIRGIGGVYSKHWGFTLEAQHYPDSVHHSDWPNTILQPGQSYTQTTVYRFSQGVSHANWLHN; translated from the coding sequence ATGGATGTTTTTATGCGGAAAACCCAGGTGCTGTTGAGCACTCTTCTGACCATGTCTGTGACCTGTGCAGCTTCTTACTCGAAGGTAGAGGCAACACAACCGCCTGTGGCCGTCAAACTTTTCGATAATCTCAGTCGCACTGATTTCGGCACAGATATGCATGGCGAGAAAATTGATCTGTTTACCCTGACCAACGCCAACGGCATGGTCGCTAAAGTTATGACTTATGGTGCCACGTTGACTGAGCTGCGCGTTCCCGATAAACGCCGCAAATCAGTCGACATAGTTCTCGGCTTTGACTCACTGCGCCCGTACGAAGAACAATCATCCTATTTCGGCGCCACAATAGGACGTTATGCAAACCGTATTTCTGGAGCGAAATTCGCTATCGACGGCAAAGACTATTTTCTTGCTCCTAATAGTTCACATAATACCTTACATGGTGGCATTCGCGGATTCGACAAACGCCTGTGGCAGGCTGAGCCTTTGCACGAAAATGGCATCGCTGCTGTTAAATTCACGTATGTGAGCAAAGATATGGAAGAGGGTTTTCCAGGAAACTTAACTGCAACAGTTACTTATTCGCTTAATAACGAGAATGAATTGAAGATTGTTTATACAGCTTCTACGGACAAGCCCACACCGATTAATCTCACTAATCATGCTTATTTTGACCTGGCCGGCGCCGGTTTTGAATCGGTGTTGAAACATCAGTTGCGCATAAATGCCGACTCGTACACACCCGTGAACAAAGAACTTATCCCTACAGGCACCATTGAACCTGTAAAAGGCACACCGTTTGATTTTACAGAGCCCAGAGAAATCGGCAAAGACATAGAAAAAGTTTCCGGCGGCTACGACCACAACTTTGTCTTGCGGGGGCAGAAAGGAGAGCTGAGAGAAGCGGCAGTCGTCGTCGAGCCCATTAGCGGACGCACCTTAACGATGCTCACGACAGAACCGGGAGTGCAGTTCTATTCTGGAAATTTTTTGGATGGCACCATACGCGGTATAGGTGGTGTTTATTCAAAACACTGGGGCTTTACTCTGGAAGCCCAACACTACCCTGATTCAGTACATCACAGCGATTGGCCAAACACAATTTTGCAACCTGGTCAGTCGTACACTCAAACCACTGTCTACAGATTTAGCCAGGGTGTCAGCCACGCAAATTGGCTTCATAATTGA
- the nadD gene encoding nicotinate (nicotinamide) nucleotide adenylyltransferase, which yields MTRTKTIRNNRGRKKLRIGLSMGTFNPIHLWHMQVAQCAWDQFDLDFVYFIPNGDPPHKSDVAPKEIRFRMVRAACQGVKHFVPSRIEIDRPGKSYTVDTLRALRALHGDDVEFFLIIGLDNVEPINHWMEVDEIFKLCQLLVAPRDAAIADRDIVARVLPAGARFGIIDCPGGGISSTIIRNWIKAGRARSADYLFPNVKVRNIAVRHRLYR from the coding sequence ATGACACGGACAAAAACGATTCGCAACAATCGTGGACGGAAGAAGTTGCGCATCGGACTCTCGATGGGCACCTTCAATCCCATTCATCTCTGGCACATGCAGGTCGCGCAATGTGCCTGGGATCAGTTTGACCTCGACTTCGTTTACTTCATCCCCAACGGTGACCCGCCGCATAAAAGCGACGTCGCTCCCAAGGAGATTCGCTTCCGCATGGTTCGGGCTGCATGCCAGGGCGTCAAGCACTTCGTGCCCAGTCGCATCGAGATCGACCGGCCCGGCAAGTCTTATACGGTCGACACGCTGCGTGCGCTTCGGGCGCTGCATGGCGATGACGTCGAATTCTTCCTGATCATCGGGCTCGACAACGTCGAACCGATTAATCACTGGATGGAAGTCGACGAAATCTTCAAGCTCTGCCAGCTTCTCGTGGCGCCGCGCGACGCTGCCATTGCAGACCGCGACATCGTCGCTCGGGTGCTGCCTGCCGGGGCTCGCTTCGGCATTATTGACTGCCCGGGCGGCGGCATCTCAAGCACGATCATCCGCAACTGGATCAAGGCTGGTCGCGCTCGTTCAGCCGACTACCTTTTCCCCAACGTCAAAGTCCGCAACATCGCCGTGCGGCACAGGCTCTATCGCTGA
- the pncB gene encoding nicotinate phosphoribosyltransferase, translating to MTQPKKSGVAASQMRKRRRKLSSAPRSILDNDLYKFSMGNAVLQRYPNIRVAYKFTDRRCKGNWTPEALAVLQRRINEMARLKLTAEERAYCVVALPWINRAFWDFLANYRYDPSEVSVSLDASNNLKLDIRGLWCRTIFWEVPLLALISEVYYEYIDTNWSEDGQVEKMEGKAQRLFDAGVAWGDFGTRRRRHFAAQERVVAIGKKYANFTGTSNVYLAMKHGVKALGTMAHEWVMGHAALVSLKHANRAALVAWKEVYGGNLGTALPDTYGTDAFLRDFDGELARLYDSVRHDSGDPYAWYEKLVAHYISLSVDWRTKPAGFTDGNTDTSAIEINGYVRGRGGKCWFGIGTSMSNDYGDESPAVAIVIKLYEVIDQHGIVTKVVKISDNPEKAGGDHDALRVAKYTHLGIPLDAAA from the coding sequence ATGACACAGCCAAAGAAAAGTGGTGTCGCTGCATCTCAGATGAGAAAGCGCCGCCGCAAGCTCTCTTCCGCTCCGCGCTCCATCCTCGACAACGACCTCTACAAGTTCTCGATGGGCAATGCGGTGCTGCAACGTTATCCGAACATTCGGGTGGCCTACAAGTTCACCGACCGACGCTGCAAGGGCAACTGGACGCCCGAAGCCCTCGCGGTGCTGCAGCGCCGCATCAACGAAATGGCCAGGCTGAAGCTGACCGCCGAAGAGCGTGCTTACTGCGTGGTGGCGCTGCCCTGGATCAACCGCGCCTTCTGGGATTTCCTCGCCAACTACCGCTACGATCCATCCGAGGTGTCGGTTTCGCTCGATGCGAGCAACAACCTCAAGCTCGACATTCGCGGGCTCTGGTGCCGCACCATTTTCTGGGAAGTGCCTCTCCTGGCGCTGATCTCAGAGGTCTACTACGAATACATCGACACGAACTGGAGCGAGGACGGCCAGGTCGAGAAGATGGAAGGCAAGGCGCAACGCCTCTTCGACGCCGGCGTCGCCTGGGGCGACTTCGGCACCCGCCGCCGCCGTCACTTCGCTGCGCAGGAGCGCGTCGTCGCTATCGGCAAGAAGTACGCCAACTTCACGGGCACAAGCAACGTCTACCTGGCCATGAAGCACGGCGTCAAGGCGCTGGGCACCATGGCTCATGAGTGGGTGATGGGTCACGCTGCCCTGGTTTCGCTCAAGCACGCCAATCGGGCTGCACTCGTTGCCTGGAAAGAGGTCTACGGAGGCAACCTGGGCACCGCGCTGCCCGATACTTACGGCACCGACGCCTTCCTGCGTGACTTCGACGGCGAGCTGGCCAGGCTCTATGACTCGGTGCGCCATGACTCGGGCGACCCCTACGCCTGGTACGAGAAGCTCGTCGCTCACTACATTTCGCTCAGCGTCGACTGGAGAACCAAGCCGGCCGGATTCACCGACGGCAACACCGATACCAGCGCCATCGAGATCAACGGCTACGTCAGGGGCCGCGGCGGCAAATGCTGGTTCGGTATCGGCACGTCGATGAGCAACGACTACGGTGATGAGAGCCCGGCTGTCGCGATCGTGATCAAGCTCTACGAGGTGATCGACCAGCACGGCATCGTCACGAAGGTCGTGAAGATCTCCGACAACCCCGAGAAGGCAGGTGGCGACCACGATGCCTTGCGTGTTGCCAAATACACGCATCTGGGCATTCCGCTCGACGCCGCAGCCTGA
- a CDS encoding tetratricopeptide repeat protein yields the protein MTKQDLESRGPGPVPSHANQFDNLRKIIHHHFELYSREGKLCDEELLSVLNVKAAEMMASREVLSTEQYADMLYSLALLNYESANYEHAARLADGALKIREEARGPNSDLLLDFELLVLSYNNRGRFGEAESAADSWLRLAEDEFGVDNPYIGKVTFCLAQIYRKQGRKLEAEQMFLRSLAIYAKTNTLDSADASVTRTAYGDFLRLTGRAEEAKQIEKNY from the coding sequence ATGACCAAACAGGATTTGGAATCCCGAGGCCCAGGGCCAGTGCCTTCGCACGCTAATCAGTTCGACAATCTGCGCAAAATCATCCACCACCACTTCGAGCTCTATTCGAGAGAGGGTAAACTTTGCGACGAAGAACTGCTGTCGGTGTTGAACGTGAAAGCAGCCGAGATGATGGCCAGCCGTGAAGTTTTGTCCACTGAACAATATGCAGATATGCTCTACAGCCTGGCTTTGCTCAACTACGAATCTGCTAACTACGAACACGCAGCTCGGCTGGCAGATGGCGCCTTGAAAATTCGCGAGGAAGCACGCGGTCCCAACTCCGATTTGCTCCTCGACTTCGAACTGCTGGTTCTTTCTTACAATAATCGCGGTCGCTTCGGTGAAGCAGAAAGCGCGGCCGATAGCTGGCTGCGCCTGGCAGAAGATGAGTTTGGCGTAGATAACCCCTATATCGGAAAAGTGACTTTCTGCCTGGCGCAGATTTATCGCAAACAGGGACGTAAGCTCGAAGCTGAACAAATGTTCCTGCGCTCCCTGGCAATTTATGCAAAGACAAACACGCTGGACAGTGCCGATGCATCAGTGACTCGCACTGCTTACGGCGACTTTCTCCGGCTGACAGGCCGAGCAGAAGAAGCAAAGCAGATCGAAAAAAATTACTGA
- a CDS encoding tetratricopeptide repeat protein, translating into MTAQFRAVLVGDLKNLRAMVEPQFGADDIRLIHVLRPLAALLVQDNALDEAVVLQRRIYNLCLKFKGNPNLPSLSEARKSLAASLQSLGRYDEALPLLQLCIAEDGDESATSTLVDCLQGLGRFQEAISLCEQKVSQAAQLDASKSGTAQLSWLLNLSRCYSRQDDYARAAEVIERTIPLMAARAEVLCIPQLDMLAELYRKAGNLAEHDRVRAKRREIADRCNY; encoded by the coding sequence ATGACAGCTCAATTTCGTGCCGTTCTGGTTGGTGATCTGAAGAATCTTCGTGCCATGGTCGAGCCCCAGTTCGGTGCCGACGACATCAGGCTCATTCACGTGCTTCGTCCCCTGGCGGCGCTGCTCGTGCAAGACAACGCCCTCGACGAGGCCGTGGTTTTGCAGCGGCGCATCTACAACCTCTGCCTCAAGTTCAAGGGCAACCCCAACTTGCCCAGCCTGAGCGAAGCCAGGAAGTCTCTCGCGGCCTCGCTTCAGTCGCTCGGGCGGTACGACGAGGCGCTGCCTCTGTTGCAGTTGTGCATCGCTGAAGATGGTGACGAGAGTGCGACCAGCACACTCGTGGACTGCCTGCAGGGTCTCGGTCGCTTCCAGGAAGCGATTTCCCTCTGCGAGCAGAAGGTGTCGCAAGCCGCACAGCTGGACGCAAGCAAGTCCGGCACGGCTCAGCTCAGCTGGCTGCTCAATCTGAGCCGCTGCTACAGCCGCCAGGATGACTACGCCAGGGCAGCCGAGGTGATCGAGCGCACGATTCCGCTCATGGCCGCGCGCGCTGAGGTGTTGTGCATTCCGCAACTGGACATGCTTGCCGAGCTGTATCGCAAGGCGGGCAATCTGGCCGAACACGACCGCGTGCGCGCCAAGCGTCGCGAGATCGCCGATCGCTGCAACTACTAA